The Solanum lycopersicum chromosome 6, SLM_r2.1 genome has a window encoding:
- the LOC101258960 gene encoding uncharacterized protein At3g49140 encodes MLTVKHTAAALRFSAVNFDNTSRRLSHSPSFFIPPRDKFGRLTDNYAGRKTCKGKFGIKATAKDHFSSGSEPVKQNATQSSYHPSEDIGEPELMENEEAQLKPAECTRTIIEVNSKATLMFSSAISDVMRANIFWPDLPYTTDELGNVYFQVKNDEDVLKNPTTEENVVEVIIGLDTSEMQSEMESSGQSELGYHIDEFDDENIDIDDEDDIDDDDDDDDDDDDDDDEADWVSVLDDEEDQSGDPDLEDWATLETMRSSHPIHFAQQISEVVTDDPIDFMDQPPAGLIIHGLLRPAFLEDHITIPKQIAEHESNDAGIKQMEQVAEHKQNGSVQVNGHKHETESSQDNPSCPEELEKDETLGNGTSFYKLEMIKIQLISSHGQQILVELEDFSQARPDAIAHSAANIISRLKAVGEKTTQALRSLCWRCKGIQVEEVVLIGVDSLGFDVRVCSGAQIQTVRFSFKKRATSEYSAERQLNDLLYPRVHPKLHQKKETHQTES; translated from the exons ATGTTAACGGTAAAACACACCGCTGCCGCCCTCCGATTCTCCGCCGTTAACTTCGATAACACTTCCCGCCGGTTATCTCATTCTCCCAGCTTCTTCATCCCTCCTCG AGATAAATTTGGAAGATTGACGGATAATTATGCTGGAAGAAAAACGTGCAAGGGAAAATTTGGAATTAAAGCAACTGCAAAGGATCATTTCAGTTCGGGTTCTGAGCCAGTAAAACAGAATGCGACGCAGTCGAGCTATCATCCATCTGAGGACATTGGGGAGCCGGAACTAATGGAGAATGAGGAAGCTCAACTCAAGCCAGCTGAATGTACAAGGACAATTATTGAG GTAAATAGCAAAGCAACACTCATGTTTTCAAGTGCAATCAGCGACGTAATGCGTGCAAATATTTTCTGGCCAGATTTGCCTTACACAACTGATGAACTTGGAA ATGTCTACTTTCAAGTGAAGAATGACGAAGACGTTCTGAAAAATCCAACAACTGAAGAAAACGTTGTG GAAGTAATTATTGGCCTAGATACATCCGAAATGCAGAGTGAGATGGAGTCATCAGGTCAATCCGAACTTGGTTACCATATAGATGAATTTGATGATGAGAATATCGATATTGATGATGAAGACGACattgacgatgacgatgacgatgatgatgacgacgacgacgacgatgatgaagCG GATTGGGTTTCTGTTcttgatgatgaagaagatcaGAGTGGGGATCCTGACTTGGAGGATTGGGCTACATTAGAGACGATGCGATCTTCTCATCCGATACACTTTGCCCAACAAATTAGTGAG GTTGTGACAGATGATCCTATAGATTTTATGGATCAGCCTCCAGCAGGTCTTATTATTCATGGCCTTCTAAGGCCAGCTTTCCTTGAAGATCACATCACCATTCCAAAGCAGATAGCTGAACATGAATCAAATGATGCTGGTataaaacaaatggaacaaGTGGCAGAACATAAGCAAAATGGTAGTGTTCAAGTCAATGGCCACAAACATGAAACTGAATCTTCGCAAGATAACCCAAGTTGTCCAGAGGAATTGGAGAAGGATGAAACCCTTGGAAATGGAACTTCATTTTACAAGCTAGAGATGATTAAAATTCAGTTAATTTCTTCACATGGACAGCAA ATCTTAGTTGAGTTAGAAGATTTTAGTCAAGCTAGGCCTGATGCAATAGCGCATTCGGCTGCCAATATTATATCACGGCTTAAAGCTGTAGGAGAAAAAACCACGCAGGCTCTCAGATCTCTCTGTTGGAGATGCAAGGGAATTCAAGTGGAG GAAGTGGTTCTGATAGGTGTAGACAGCCTTGGTTTTGACGTAAGAGTTTGCTCTGGAGCACAAATTCAGACAGTGCGGTTTTCCTTTAAAAAGCGG GCAACCTCGGAGTACAGTGCGGAAAGACAATTAAACGATCTGCTGTATCCAAGGGTCCACCCTAAGTTACATCAAAAGAAAGA
- the LOC101258660 gene encoding probable NADH dehydrogenase [ubiquinone] 1 alpha subcomplex subunit 5, mitochondrial, with the protein MFLRRIARPLMMMAKVKETTGIVGLEVVPNAREVLINLYRKTLEEIKEVPEDEGYRKAVESFTRHRLNVCVEEHESEMIEKRLGCGQVEELIEEAQDELKLIGHMNEWKPWGIPDDYECEVIENDAPVPKHVPLHRPGPLPEEFYNTMEAVTSGKLDAGSKKDEPAISSGDTQSK; encoded by the exons ATGTTCCTACGGAGGATAGCAAGGCCATTGATGATGATGGCGAAAGTGAAGGAAACAACAGGTATAGTAGGTTTGGAGGTAGTCCCAAATGCAAGGGAAGTTCTGATAAATCTATACAGGAAAACCCTAGAAGAGATCAAGGAGGTACCTGAGGACGAAGGATACCGCAAGGCAGTGGAAAGCTTCACCCGCCACCGCCTCAATGTCTGTGTGGAGGAACATGAATCTGAAATGATTGAGAAACGGCTTGGTTGTGGTCAGGTTGAAGAGCTCATTGAAGAAGCCCAAGATGAACTCAAGCTCATTGGTCACATGAACG AGTGGAAACCTTGGGGTATTCCTGATGATTATGAATGTGAAGTCATTGAAAATGATGCTCCAGTACCAAAACATGTTCCTCTGCACCGTCCTGGTCCTCTCCCTGAGGAATTCTATAATACAATGGAGGCGGTTACTTCTGGCAAATTGGATGCTGGTTCAAAGAAGGATGAACCTGCAATTTCATCGGGTGACACACAGTCAAAGTAG
- the LOC104647892 gene encoding uncharacterized protein, with translation MSNLSKLEFLALDISGKSYLSWVLDAEIHLDAMGLADTIQENNEASNQNRAKAMIFFRHHLDEGLKMEYLTVKDPLVLWNNLKDRYDHLKLVVLPQARYDWIHLRLQDFKSISEYNSSMFKIISQLKLCGENITDHDMLEKTFFTFPTSSMLLQQQYREMGFKKYSELISHLLVAEQHNDLLMKNHESRPTGSMPFPEVNTVNFHQSRREKGRGPSRGRGRGRGRNFNHGDRLALNNNLQHQQCKKKNEKHDVVQKKNSDNKCYRCGGKGHWSRTCRTPRHLVELYQASLKEVKNNAEANFISKDTVEPMHLDVADFFENPEGKIDHLIGDGSVII, from the coding sequence atGTCTAATCTCTCTAAACTTGAATTTCTTGCTCTAGACATATCGGGAAAAAGCTATCTATCATGGGTACTCGATGCAGAAATTCATCTTGATGCGATGGGTCTAGCAGACACCatccaagaaaataatgaagCATCGAATCAAAACCGTGCCAAGGCGATGATATTTTTCCGTCATCACCTTGATGAAGGTTTGAAAATGGAATATCTCACTGTTAAGGATCCTCTGGTATTGTGGAACAATTTAAAAGACAGATATGACCACCTGAAGTTGGTCGTCCTTCCACAGGCACGTTATGACTGGATCCACTTGagacttcaagattttaaatCTATCAGTGAGTATAACTCTTCCATGTTTAAAATTATCtcacaattaaaattatgtggagAAAATATCACTGACCATGATATGTTGGAGAAAACATTTTTCACTTTTCCTACCTCAAGTATGCTTCTACAGCAGCAATATCGAGAAATgggatttaaaaaatattccgAATTAATTTCACATCTCCTTGTTGCTGAACAACATAATGACTTACTGATGAAAAACCATGAAAGTCGACCTACTGGTTCTATGCCATTTCCTGAAGTAAATACGGTAAATTTTCACCAATCTAGGCGTGAAAAAGGTCGTGGCCCTAGTCGTGGCCGTGGTCGTGGTCGAGGAAGAAATTTCAATCATGGTGATCGTCTTGCACTAAATAATAACCTTCAACACCAGCAGTgtaaaaagaagaatgaaaaacatGATGTAGTGCAGAAGAAAAATTCAGACAACAAATGTTATCGATGTGGAGGAAAAGGACATTGGTCACGTACTTGTCGTACGCCAAGGCACCTGGTTGAGCTATATCAAGCTTCCCTGAAGGAGGTGAAAAATAACGCTGAAGCCAACTTTATCTCGAAAGATACTGTTGAACCCATGCATCTAGATGTAGCGGATTTCTTTGAGAATCCCGAAGGAAAGATAGATCACCTGATAGGTGATGGATctgtaataatataa